The Halocalculus aciditolerans genome includes a window with the following:
- a CDS encoding anaerobic glycerol-3-phosphate dehydrogenase subunit C yields MSDATPPSDSVSRADDPADADLRPGTDDCYKCTSCDASCPVAEVDDDFPGPKFQGPEQWRLQRQEDADIDPSISKCSNCMRCDSACPSGVSLSQMHNTARAKYVDESMSKWSLEYWRNRALANYGRLAPVASAMPRLANAAANNTVLRALGEKLFGVTAERELPDFAHETFREWWGKRGGNRVESEEKRVAYFHGCYANYNTPEVAKAFVRVFEAFGYEVAVPEQRCSGTPIFANGMMDDAERAAEHNVRTLRDLVDDGYDVVTSCTSCSMSLRQEYPELFDYAGTETVAASTSEALEYLRFEADLDRRLADADVDESLAADLEAEFGDLAYHAPCHARNQGLAGQSVELLSTLDGVDPHDVGDSCSGISGTYGWKAENYETSMEIGAEMFDHMERVEGETGMTECPTCAMQMEHGTGYDVKHPLEVLEAVFAPDAA; encoded by the coding sequence ATGAGTGACGCAACCCCACCATCCGACTCGGTATCGCGCGCCGACGACCCCGCCGACGCGGACCTCCGCCCCGGCACGGACGACTGCTACAAATGCACGTCCTGCGATGCGTCGTGTCCGGTCGCGGAAGTCGACGACGACTTCCCCGGGCCGAAGTTCCAGGGGCCCGAGCAGTGGCGGCTGCAACGACAGGAGGACGCGGACATCGACCCCTCTATCTCGAAATGCTCGAACTGCATGCGGTGCGACTCCGCGTGCCCGTCGGGCGTGTCGCTCTCCCAGATGCACAACACGGCGCGCGCGAAGTACGTCGACGAATCTATGTCGAAGTGGAGTCTGGAGTACTGGCGGAACCGTGCGCTCGCGAACTACGGTCGCCTCGCCCCCGTCGCCTCCGCGATGCCGCGCCTCGCGAACGCCGCCGCCAACAACACCGTCCTCCGAGCGCTCGGCGAGAAACTCTTCGGCGTCACCGCCGAGCGCGAGCTCCCCGACTTCGCCCACGAGACCTTCCGCGAGTGGTGGGGGAAGCGGGGCGGGAACCGCGTGGAGAGCGAGGAGAAGCGCGTCGCGTACTTCCACGGGTGTTACGCGAACTACAACACGCCCGAGGTGGCGAAGGCGTTCGTCCGCGTCTTCGAGGCGTTCGGCTACGAGGTCGCGGTCCCCGAGCAGCGCTGTTCGGGGACGCCGATTTTCGCGAACGGGATGATGGACGACGCGGAGCGCGCCGCCGAACACAACGTTCGAACGCTCCGCGACCTCGTCGACGACGGCTACGACGTCGTCACGTCGTGTACGTCGTGCTCGATGTCGCTGCGACAGGAGTACCCCGAGCTCTTCGACTACGCCGGCACGGAGACCGTCGCCGCGAGCACCTCGGAGGCGCTCGAATACCTCCGCTTCGAAGCCGACCTCGACCGCCGGCTCGCCGACGCCGACGTCGACGAGTCCCTCGCCGCGGACCTTGAAGCGGAGTTCGGCGACCTCGCCTACCACGCGCCCTGCCACGCGAGAAACCAGGGGCTCGCCGGCCAGTCGGTCGAACTCCTCTCGACGCTCGACGGCGTCGACCCCCACGACGTCGGCGACTCCTGCTCCGGCATCTCCGGGACGTACGGCTGGAAGGCCGAGAACTACGAGACGAGCATGGAGATCGGCGCGGAGATGTTCGACCACATGGAACGCGTCGAGGGGGAGACGGGCATGACGGAGTGTCCGACCTGCGCGATGCAGATGGAACACGGCACCGGCTACGACGTCAAACACCCGCTCGAAGTCCTCGAAGCCGTCTTCGCCCCCGACGCCGCCTAA
- a CDS encoding polyprenyl synthetase family protein — MSDPPDTDPSAEPGRRDTDPSGEPGQSNTGSSGEPGQRTLDARVERALDGVLTPNLAAVRADVTPTERWFGRLLLCVHDTAAGSPTPAARAGAAAVELLNEYHRVRSGLVVQLDNAVAHSLNWDHTDALLAGDAIHATAYRTLDDAALADAIDTLTDASTTLTHALDTRVSRPPPPGERTPLLDETVGVLGRSAALVGASIAGLDDETRNAVGRFGRGVSVARAGRIAADTDPGAVRVVPPDTDPDRLRQYAADALADADAALDALADVLDTDPLRAFLDATVPDADS; from the coding sequence ATGTCCGACCCTCCCGACACCGACCCATCCGCGGAACCCGGCCGACGCGACACTGACCCGTCTGGCGAACCGGGTCAGAGCAACACTGGCTCGTCTGGCGAACCGGGTCAACGCACCCTCGACGCTCGCGTCGAGCGCGCGCTCGACGGCGTCCTCACGCCGAACCTCGCTGCCGTCCGTGCCGACGTTACGCCGACCGAGCGGTGGTTCGGCCGCCTCCTCCTCTGCGTTCACGACACCGCCGCCGGCTCGCCGACGCCGGCCGCGCGCGCCGGAGCCGCCGCCGTCGAACTCCTCAACGAGTACCACCGCGTCCGCAGCGGCCTCGTCGTCCAGCTCGACAACGCCGTCGCGCACTCTCTCAACTGGGACCACACCGACGCGCTCCTCGCCGGCGACGCCATCCACGCGACCGCCTACCGGACGCTCGACGACGCCGCGCTCGCGGACGCTATCGACACGCTCACCGACGCCTCCACGACGCTCACCCACGCGCTCGACACCCGCGTCTCCCGACCGCCGCCGCCCGGCGAACGCACCCCGCTCCTCGACGAGACGGTCGGCGTCCTCGGCCGCAGCGCGGCGCTCGTCGGCGCGTCCATCGCCGGCCTCGACGACGAGACTCGGAACGCCGTCGGCCGGTTCGGACGCGGCGTCTCCGTCGCCCGCGCCGGCCGCATCGCCGCCGACACCGACCCCGGCGCGGTCCGCGTCGTCCCGCCCGACACCGACCCCGACCGCCTCCGACAGTACGCCGCCGACGCCCTCGCCGACGCCGACGCGGCGCTCGACGCCCTCGCGGACGTGCTCGACACCGACCCGCTCCGCGCGTTCCTCGACGCGACCGTCCCCGACGCCGACAGCTGA
- a CDS encoding lysylphosphatidylglycerol synthase domain-containing protein, with amino-acid sequence MRRELRFAAGVALGAGALAVSLFAVGPGAVLDRVTAIALPAAAVVFAVVLVEATVDGLGVWASVRPLNRGLTPGQSVQFAFAGDFFDTLSPAGPVSSEPIMARFFGVATDTSYSDALGVRGVAKYVKSAAQVALSLVLVAVFLLTGPAPRVVVATFAGAAVVLVVAAAALLAARASIAAAATALLAPVVRRVSALYRDDPHDRDTVAAAVDRFWTRVLAFRDTPRLLGLVALGGVLEQLLTATALWVALAGTGTPAALLPIVAIVPLPQAASVVPIPASLGAYDVLLAGAVVLMTGVPADAAAAAVLVVRTFGLLTAVGGGGLATAFLRGWRPGA; translated from the coding sequence GTGCGACGCGAACTCCGATTCGCCGCCGGCGTGGCCCTCGGCGCGGGTGCGCTGGCCGTCTCTCTCTTCGCCGTCGGCCCCGGCGCGGTCCTCGACCGCGTGACCGCGATCGCCCTCCCGGCGGCCGCCGTCGTCTTCGCCGTCGTCCTCGTCGAAGCCACCGTCGACGGCCTCGGCGTCTGGGCGTCCGTCAGACCGCTCAACCGCGGCCTCACTCCCGGGCAGAGCGTGCAGTTCGCCTTCGCCGGTGACTTCTTCGACACCCTCAGCCCCGCCGGCCCCGTGAGCTCGGAACCGATTATGGCGCGCTTCTTCGGCGTCGCCACCGACACCTCCTACAGCGACGCGCTCGGCGTCCGCGGCGTCGCGAAGTACGTCAAATCCGCCGCGCAGGTCGCGCTGTCGCTCGTCCTCGTCGCCGTCTTCCTCCTCACTGGTCCCGCCCCGCGGGTCGTCGTCGCCACGTTCGCGGGCGCGGCCGTCGTCCTCGTCGTCGCCGCCGCCGCTCTCCTCGCCGCTCGCGCCTCCATCGCCGCCGCCGCGACCGCCCTTCTCGCGCCCGTCGTCCGCCGCGTCTCCGCGCTCTACCGCGACGACCCCCACGACCGCGACACCGTCGCCGCCGCCGTCGACCGCTTCTGGACGCGCGTCCTCGCCTTCCGCGACACCCCGCGCCTCCTCGGCCTCGTCGCCCTCGGCGGCGTCCTCGAACAGCTTCTCACCGCCACCGCACTCTGGGTCGCCCTCGCCGGGACCGGCACGCCCGCCGCGCTCCTCCCCATCGTCGCCATCGTCCCGCTCCCGCAGGCCGCGAGCGTCGTCCCTATCCCCGCCAGCCTCGGCGCGTACGACGTCCTCCTCGCCGGTGCGGTCGTCCTCATGACCGGCGTCCCCGCCGACGCCGCTGCCGCCGCCGTCCTCGTCGTCCGCACCTTCGGGCTCCTCACCGCCGTCGGCGGCGGCGGTCTCGCTACCGCATTCCTCCGCGGCTGGCGACCGGGCGCGTGA
- a CDS encoding zinc ribbon domain-containing protein, producing MVPEPDASTTGERGCPKCGHSETDVGTISTTGGGLSKMFDIQTNSFKVVSCTNCGYSELYRDTTSGSSDIVDVFLG from the coding sequence ATGGTCCCCGAACCAGACGCCTCCACGACCGGCGAACGCGGCTGCCCGAAATGCGGACACAGCGAAACCGACGTCGGGACGATCTCGACGACCGGCGGCGGCCTCTCGAAGATGTTCGACATCCAGACGAACAGCTTCAAAGTCGTCTCCTGTACGAACTGCGGGTATTCGGAACTCTACCGAGATACGACGTCGGGGTCGAGCGACATCGTGGACGTCTTCCTCGGCTGA
- the glpA gene encoding anaerobic glycerol-3-phosphate dehydrogenase subunit GlpA, which produces MESRTAVVVVGGGATGVGIARDLAMRGVDVTLVEQGNLTHGTTGRMHGLLHSGARYAVADRASAEECIAENRVLREIAAHCVEETGGLFVQRPGDSDDYFAEKLAGCRDCGIPADVLTGEEARAMEPALADDVQRAIRVPDGAVDPFRLCVANALDAEAHGARIETHAEVTDVLVEDGGVVGVEVEHTSGPGSRTHGATEEDEVIRAEHVVNATGAWAGEIGAMAGVDVDVRPSKGCMVVMNCRQVDTVINHCRPKGDADIVVPHETTAILGTTDEEVDDPEDYPEEQWEVERMIDDLARLVPVLADSRTVRSFWGVRPLYEPPGTGTSDSTDITRDYFRLDHADRDNLEGMTTIVGGKFTTYRLMAEEITDHVCGLLGVDAPCETAETPLPGSERPGDLDAAMARYGLRSPVARRSAQRLGSRTSEVLDTADPNPVLCGCESVTRAEVRDAIDRAGTDLNAVRIRTRASMGNCQGGFCAHRLANELHPDYGSEAASAALDDLYAERWKGQRHALWGDQLSQAMLTHALHAATMNRDGRLEGVEFDAFDAGRETATDAASASGVE; this is translated from the coding sequence ATGGAATCGCGGACCGCGGTCGTGGTCGTCGGCGGCGGGGCGACCGGCGTCGGCATCGCGCGCGACCTCGCGATGCGCGGCGTCGACGTCACGCTCGTCGAGCAGGGGAACCTCACGCACGGGACGACCGGGCGGATGCACGGCCTCCTCCACTCGGGCGCGCGCTACGCCGTCGCCGACCGAGCGAGCGCCGAGGAGTGCATCGCCGAGAACCGCGTGCTGAGAGAAATCGCCGCGCACTGCGTCGAAGAAACCGGCGGGCTCTTCGTCCAGCGACCGGGCGACTCGGACGACTACTTCGCGGAGAAGCTCGCCGGCTGTCGCGACTGCGGGATCCCGGCGGACGTGCTCACGGGCGAGGAGGCGCGCGCGATGGAGCCGGCGCTCGCCGACGACGTGCAGCGCGCCATCCGCGTCCCCGACGGCGCGGTGGACCCGTTCCGGCTCTGCGTGGCGAACGCCCTCGACGCGGAGGCCCACGGCGCGCGCATCGAGACGCACGCCGAAGTGACGGACGTTCTCGTCGAGGACGGCGGGGTGGTCGGCGTCGAAGTCGAACACACCTCCGGTCCGGGGTCGCGGACGCACGGAGCGACGGAAGAGGACGAGGTGATTCGCGCCGAGCACGTGGTGAACGCGACGGGCGCGTGGGCGGGCGAAATCGGCGCGATGGCGGGCGTCGACGTCGACGTCCGGCCGTCGAAGGGCTGTATGGTCGTGATGAACTGCCGGCAGGTCGACACCGTCATCAACCACTGCCGACCGAAGGGCGACGCCGACATCGTCGTCCCGCACGAGACGACGGCGATCCTCGGAACGACAGACGAGGAGGTCGACGACCCCGAGGACTACCCCGAGGAGCAGTGGGAGGTGGAGCGGATGATCGACGACCTCGCGCGCCTCGTCCCCGTGCTCGCCGACTCGCGGACCGTCCGCTCCTTCTGGGGCGTCCGGCCGCTCTACGAACCGCCGGGAACGGGGACGAGCGACTCGACGGACATCACGCGGGACTACTTCCGCCTCGACCACGCCGACCGCGACAACCTGGAGGGGATGACGACGATCGTCGGCGGGAAGTTCACGACGTATCGGCTGATGGCGGAGGAGATCACGGATCACGTCTGCGGGCTCCTCGGCGTGGACGCGCCCTGTGAGACCGCGGAGACCCCGCTCCCGGGGAGCGAGCGGCCGGGCGACCTCGACGCCGCGATGGCGCGCTACGGCCTCCGGTCGCCGGTCGCCCGCCGCTCCGCGCAGCGACTCGGCTCCCGGACCAGCGAGGTGCTCGACACCGCGGACCCGAACCCCGTGCTCTGCGGCTGTGAGTCCGTGACGCGCGCCGAAGTCCGGGACGCCATCGATCGGGCCGGAACCGACCTGAACGCCGTCCGCATCCGAACGCGGGCGTCGATGGGGAACTGCCAGGGCGGTTTCTGCGCCCATCGCCTCGCGAACGAACTCCACCCCGACTATGGTTCAGAGGCGGCGAGCGCGGCGCTCGACGACCTCTACGCGGAGCGCTGGAAGGGCCAGCGCCACGCGCTCTGGGGCGACCAGCTCTCACAGGCGATGCTCACGCACGCCCTCCACGCCGCGACGATGAACCGCGACGGGCGTCTGGAGGGCGTCGAGTTCGACGCGTTCGACGCCGGCCGCGAGACGGCGACCGACGCCGCGAGCGCGAGCGGGGTGGAGTAG
- the glpK gene encoding glycerol kinase GlpK, with the protein MSAYVGAIDQGTTGTRFMVFDHDGRVVASAYETHEQSYPEPGWVEHDPVEIWENTQRVMVDALASADLDAAALDAIGVTNQRETTVLWDAHTGEPVYDAVVWQDRRTTERVEELDADGWHDYIRATTGLEPDSYFSGTKVEWLLDNADPIKLQRTRPEDVRDRAEDGDVLFGTMDSWLVYNLTGAHVTDVTNASRTMLYDIHAGEWDDDLLAELRVPGAMLPEVRPSSDADYYGHTDPDGFLGARVPVAGALGDQQAALFGQTCFAAGDAKNTYGTGSFMLLNTGAEAVESDHGLLTTVAFQRSGDPVQYALEGSVFVTGAAIEWLADVGLIEDARETATLARSVDSTDGVYVVPAFTGLGAPHWDQRARGTIVGMTRGTRREHVVRATLEAIAYQTRDVVEAMEADAGVDIDELRVDGGAVKNNFLCRLQAGVLGSRIVRPEVDETTALGAAYAAGLATGYWESVEELRANWRVDRAFDPDEDGVDGDWDARYDRWGDAVERAKHWAVEES; encoded by the coding sequence ATGAGCGCGTACGTCGGGGCCATCGACCAGGGGACGACGGGAACGCGCTTCATGGTCTTCGACCACGACGGCCGCGTGGTGGCGAGCGCGTACGAAACACATGAGCAGTCCTACCCGGAGCCGGGGTGGGTGGAGCACGACCCCGTGGAGATCTGGGAGAACACGCAGCGCGTGATGGTGGACGCGCTCGCGAGCGCCGACCTCGACGCGGCGGCGCTCGACGCCATCGGCGTGACGAACCAGCGGGAGACGACGGTGCTCTGGGACGCCCACACGGGCGAGCCGGTCTACGACGCGGTCGTCTGGCAGGACCGCCGGACGACGGAGCGCGTCGAGGAACTCGACGCCGACGGCTGGCACGACTACATCCGGGCGACGACCGGGCTCGAACCCGATTCCTACTTCTCCGGGACGAAAGTCGAGTGGCTGCTCGACAACGCCGACCCCATCAAACTCCAGCGGACGCGCCCGGAGGACGTCCGCGACCGCGCCGAGGACGGCGACGTGCTCTTCGGGACGATGGACTCCTGGCTCGTCTACAACCTCACCGGCGCGCACGTGACGGACGTCACGAACGCCTCTCGGACGATGCTCTACGACATTCATGCCGGGGAGTGGGACGACGACCTCCTCGCGGAGCTCCGCGTCCCCGGGGCGATGCTCCCCGAGGTCCGGCCGTCCTCGGACGCCGACTACTACGGGCACACGGACCCCGACGGCTTCCTCGGCGCTCGCGTGCCGGTCGCGGGCGCGCTCGGCGACCAGCAGGCGGCGCTCTTCGGGCAGACGTGCTTCGCCGCCGGCGACGCCAAGAACACCTACGGCACGGGGTCGTTCATGCTCCTCAACACGGGCGCGGAGGCCGTCGAGTCCGACCACGGACTCCTCACGACCGTCGCGTTCCAGCGCTCCGGCGACCCCGTCCAGTACGCCCTGGAGGGCTCCGTCTTCGTCACGGGCGCGGCCATCGAGTGGCTCGCGGACGTGGGCCTCATCGAGGACGCGCGGGAGACGGCGACGCTCGCCCGCTCCGTCGATTCGACCGACGGCGTCTACGTCGTCCCGGCGTTCACGGGGCTGGGCGCGCCACACTGGGACCAGCGCGCCCGCGGCACCATCGTCGGAATGACGCGCGGGACGCGCCGCGAACACGTCGTTCGGGCGACCCTCGAAGCCATCGCTTACCAGACGCGCGACGTCGTCGAAGCGATGGAGGCCGACGCCGGCGTCGACATCGACGAACTCCGCGTCGACGGCGGCGCGGTGAAGAACAACTTCCTCTGCCGGCTGCAGGCGGGCGTGCTCGGCTCGCGCATCGTCCGACCCGAAGTGGACGAGACGACGGCGCTCGGCGCGGCCTACGCCGCCGGCCTCGCCACCGGCTACTGGGAGTCCGTCGAGGAGCTCCGCGCGAACTGGCGCGTCGACCGCGCGTTCGACCCCGACGAAGACGGCGTCGACGGCGACTGGGACGCCAGATACGACCGCTGGGGCGACGCCGTCGAACGCGCGAAGCACTGGGCGGTCGAGGAGTCCTGA
- a CDS encoding DUF420 domain-containing protein, with the protein MASLTDGYAKENPLVVTGVLSVIGYALVFGSFGGLVPFPAIGRETVLRFSDAIAVVNTCALTALLVGYYCIRNRRVRAHRASMLTAVALIGVFLVLYLWKVGGGFEKELVIQQGQFLAGYASAVRPLYLVMLAVHIVLSALAVPLVVHPVVLGLTHTPEELERTAHARVGRYAVATWSLSLGLGIVTYWLLNHVYSWRPL; encoded by the coding sequence ATGGCCTCCCTCACAGACGGCTACGCGAAGGAGAACCCCCTCGTCGTCACGGGCGTGCTCTCCGTCATCGGCTACGCGCTCGTCTTCGGGTCGTTCGGCGGGCTGGTGCCGTTCCCCGCCATCGGCCGCGAGACGGTGCTCCGGTTCTCCGACGCCATCGCCGTGGTGAACACCTGCGCGCTCACCGCGCTCCTCGTCGGCTACTACTGCATCCGAAACCGCCGCGTTCGCGCGCACCGCGCGTCGATGCTCACCGCGGTCGCCCTCATCGGCGTCTTCCTCGTGCTCTACCTCTGGAAGGTCGGCGGCGGCTTCGAGAAGGAACTCGTCATCCAGCAGGGCCAGTTCCTCGCGGGCTACGCGAGCGCCGTCAGACCGCTCTACCTCGTGATGCTCGCCGTCCACATCGTCCTCTCCGCGCTCGCCGTCCCGCTCGTCGTTCACCCGGTCGTCCTCGGGCTCACGCACACGCCCGAGGAACTCGAACGGACCGCGCACGCCCGCGTCGGCCGGTACGCCGTCGCGACGTGGTCACTGAGCCTCGGGCTCGGCATCGTCACGTACTGGCTGCTCAACCACGTCTACAGCTGGCGGCCGCTCTGA
- the katG gene encoding catalase/peroxidase HPI — protein sequence MTWSNQEWWPDLLRLDILDDNAAELNPYGEDFDYAEEFQKLDLDEVKADIQDVMTDSQEWWPADYGHYGPLFIRMAWHSAGTYRTLDGRAGAAGALQRLPPESSWPDNVNLDKARRVLQPVKLKYGRQLSWGDLIILAGNVALESMGFETYGFGGGRVDEYKSNEAVEWGPETEWETTDPERFEDEEVGSLKDPLANTVMGLIYVNPEGPYGEPDVEGSAANIREEFDRMAMDDEETVALIAGGHTFGKVHGADDETDVGPEPEAAPMEQQGLGWDHDFEKAGMITSGIEGPWNSTPTMWDTGYIDNLLDYEWEPHKGPGGAWQWQPATEEEREDIEKAPDAQDFDESEEPMMLTTDVALKRDDDYREILEDFQENPDHFQEAFARAWFKLIHRDMGPKDRLLGPEVPDEEFVWQDPVPDADYETVGAAEVAELEDAILDSDLDRTERVKTAWASASTYRDSDKRGGANGARIRLEPQRNWEANEPDVLADVLDTYEDIQAEFNESRDDDVRVSLADLIVLGGNIAVEQAAADAGYDVDVPFEPGRTDASAEQTDSDSFEPLEPKVDGFRNYIGDGDFNDFYGSLEERMVDKAELLNLSVTEMTALVGGMRALGATYGDSDRGVFTDDPGALTNDFFETVLDMDYEWEPVDEDAEVFEGFDRATGEKAWEATRFDLIFGSNARLRAHADVYGAEDGEEDLVEDFVAAWSKVMQADRFDLE from the coding sequence ATGACTTGGTCAAATCAGGAGTGGTGGCCGGACTTACTGCGACTGGATATCCTCGACGACAACGCCGCGGAGCTCAACCCCTACGGCGAGGACTTCGACTACGCGGAAGAGTTCCAGAAGCTCGACCTGGACGAAGTGAAGGCGGACATCCAGGACGTCATGACGGACTCTCAGGAGTGGTGGCCGGCGGACTACGGCCACTACGGCCCGCTCTTCATCCGGATGGCGTGGCACAGCGCCGGGACGTACCGGACGCTCGACGGTCGGGCCGGCGCGGCCGGCGCGCTCCAGCGCCTCCCGCCGGAGAGTAGCTGGCCGGACAACGTCAACCTCGACAAGGCCCGCCGCGTCCTGCAACCGGTGAAGCTGAAGTACGGCCGGCAGCTCTCCTGGGGCGACCTCATCATCCTCGCGGGGAACGTCGCCCTCGAATCGATGGGCTTCGAGACGTACGGCTTCGGCGGCGGCCGCGTCGACGAGTACAAATCCAACGAGGCCGTCGAGTGGGGCCCCGAGACGGAGTGGGAGACGACCGACCCCGAGCGCTTCGAGGACGAGGAAGTCGGGAGCCTCAAAGACCCGCTCGCGAACACCGTGATGGGCCTCATCTACGTGAACCCCGAGGGCCCCTACGGCGAGCCCGACGTCGAGGGCTCCGCGGCGAACATCCGCGAGGAGTTCGACCGCATGGCGATGGACGACGAGGAGACCGTCGCGCTCATCGCCGGCGGCCACACCTTCGGGAAAGTCCACGGCGCTGACGACGAGACGGACGTCGGCCCCGAGCCGGAGGCCGCCCCGATGGAGCAGCAGGGCCTCGGCTGGGACCACGACTTCGAGAAAGCCGGCATGATTACGAGCGGCATCGAGGGACCGTGGAACTCCACGCCGACGATGTGGGACACGGGCTACATCGACAACCTCCTCGACTACGAGTGGGAGCCGCACAAGGGCCCCGGCGGCGCGTGGCAGTGGCAGCCGGCCACCGAGGAAGAGCGCGAAGACATCGAGAAGGCCCCGGACGCACAGGACTTCGACGAGTCCGAGGAGCCGATGATGCTGACGACGGACGTCGCCCTGAAGCGCGACGACGACTACCGCGAAATCCTCGAGGACTTCCAGGAGAACCCCGACCACTTCCAGGAGGCGTTCGCGCGGGCGTGGTTCAAGCTCATCCACCGCGACATGGGCCCGAAGGACCGCCTCCTCGGCCCCGAGGTCCCCGACGAGGAGTTCGTCTGGCAGGACCCGGTTCCGGACGCCGACTACGAGACCGTCGGCGCAGCGGAGGTCGCGGAGCTCGAAGACGCCATCCTCGACTCTGACCTCGACCGGACGGAGCGCGTGAAGACCGCGTGGGCGTCCGCGTCCACGTACCGCGACAGCGACAAGCGCGGCGGCGCGAACGGCGCGCGCATCCGCCTCGAACCGCAGCGTAACTGGGAGGCGAACGAGCCCGACGTGCTCGCCGACGTCCTCGACACCTACGAGGACATCCAGGCCGAGTTCAACGAGTCGCGCGACGACGACGTCCGCGTCTCGCTCGCCGACCTCATCGTCCTCGGCGGGAACATCGCCGTCGAGCAGGCCGCCGCGGACGCCGGCTACGACGTCGACGTTCCGTTCGAGCCGGGTCGCACGGACGCCTCCGCCGAGCAGACCGACTCCGACTCCTTCGAGCCCCTCGAACCGAAGGTCGACGGCTTCCGGAACTACATCGGCGACGGCGACTTCAACGACTTCTACGGCTCCCTCGAAGAGCGCATGGTCGACAAGGCGGAGCTCCTGAACCTCTCCGTGACCGAGATGACCGCGCTCGTCGGCGGGATGCGCGCGCTCGGCGCGACCTACGGCGACTCCGACCGCGGCGTCTTCACGGACGACCCCGGCGCGCTCACGAACGACTTCTTCGAGACCGTCCTCGACATGGACTACGAGTGGGAGCCGGTCGACGAGGACGCGGAAGTCTTCGAAGGCTTCGACCGCGCCACCGGCGAGAAGGCGTGGGAGGCCACCCGATTCGACCTCATCTTCGGCTCGAACGCCCGCCTCCGCGCCCACGCCGACGTCTACGGCGCAGAAGACGGCGAGGAAGACCTCGTCGAGGACTTCGTCGCCGCGTGGAGCAAGGTCATGCAGGCCGACCGCTTCGACCTCGAATAA
- the glpB gene encoding glycerol-3-phosphate dehydrogenase subunit GlpB: protein MTAALAAARDGASVRLLSHTENTLRQASGLIDVLGYTPDGVGPLPDPFDALSALPDAHPYTAVGEGGVRDALALFDDVTGATYEGGHTARNALVPTFGGRVKPTARYPASTAAGLASREADALLVGFESLPDFDAPLAADRLAAAGVPFDARGVTVSFPGDLRADAAVTRYARALDADEETDDAPARAALATAVAAHLDGESRVGFPAILGDEHAADVRATLEGVLAVDVFEIPTAPPSLPGLRLEDTFHDALRDAGVTIETGNPVVGFDATDDRLTAVHVDHLGTERAYGADAVVLATGGLIGKGVETDRAGVREPIFDCHVPAPDDRYDWFRDDAFGDHPFARFGVRTDDALRPLDETGTVEFENLYAAGSVLGGYDFAAEKSGSGVSLATGYAAGRGAANE from the coding sequence ATGACGGCCGCGCTCGCCGCCGCGCGCGACGGAGCGAGCGTCCGCCTCCTCTCCCACACGGAGAACACGCTCCGGCAGGCGTCCGGGCTGATCGACGTCCTCGGCTACACGCCGGACGGCGTCGGCCCGCTCCCCGACCCCTTCGACGCGCTCTCCGCCCTCCCGGACGCCCACCCATACACTGCCGTGGGCGAGGGTGGGGTTCGAGACGCGCTCGCGCTCTTCGACGACGTCACCGGCGCGACCTACGAGGGCGGGCACACGGCTCGGAACGCGCTCGTCCCGACGTTCGGCGGGCGCGTGAAACCGACCGCGCGATACCCGGCGAGCACCGCCGCCGGTCTCGCCTCGCGGGAGGCTGACGCGCTCCTCGTTGGCTTCGAGTCGCTCCCGGACTTCGACGCGCCGCTCGCGGCCGACCGCCTCGCCGCCGCCGGCGTCCCCTTCGACGCCCGCGGCGTCACCGTCTCCTTCCCCGGCGACCTGCGAGCCGACGCCGCCGTCACGCGCTACGCGCGCGCCCTCGACGCCGACGAGGAGACCGACGACGCGCCCGCTCGCGCCGCCCTCGCCACCGCGGTCGCCGCGCACCTCGACGGCGAATCCCGCGTCGGCTTCCCCGCCATCCTCGGCGACGAGCACGCCGCCGACGTCCGCGCCACCCTCGAAGGCGTCCTCGCCGTCGACGTCTTCGAGATTCCCACCGCCCCGCCGAGCCTTCCCGGTCTCCGTCTGGAAGACACCTTCCACGACGCCCTCCGCGACGCCGGCGTCACCATCGAAACCGGGAACCCCGTCGTCGGCTTCGACGCCACCGACGACCGACTCACCGCGGTGCACGTGGACCACCTCGGCACGGAGCGCGCGTACGGCGCGGACGCCGTCGTCCTCGCGACCGGCGGCCTCATCGGGAAGGGCGTCGAGACGGACCGAGCGGGCGTGCGCGAACCCATCTTCGACTGCCACGTCCCCGCGCCCGACGACCGCTACGACTGGTTCCGCGACGACGCCTTCGGCGACCACCCCTTCGCCCGCTTCGGCGTCCGCACCGACGACGCCCTCCGCCCGCTCGACGAGACGGGAACAGTCGAGTTCGAGAACCTCTACGCCGCCGGCAGCGTGCTCGGCGGCTACGACTTCGCCGCCGAGAAATCCGGCAGCGGCGTCTCCCTCGCAACGGGCTACGCCGCCGGCCGGGGAGCCGCCAATGAGTGA